The genomic region GAACGCCAGGCCCGTGAAGACGACGCTCACGGCGGCGCCGGCCGCGAGCAGGCTCGTCAGCATCGCCACCTGCACCGGGGCCGCGAACGAGTAGGCGACGTAGGGCACGCCGGTGCCCACCACGAACGCTCCGGCCAGGGGCGCCGCCACGCCCACGAACTGACCCAGGTACACCGCCGGACGCGACACCGGCTGGGTGAGGATCAGCTGCACGTAGTCGCGCGTGTAGTAGCAGTGGTTCATCCCCAGCATCAGCGCCACCAGCGGGATCACGAGCAGCACGAGGTTCAGCGACGACAGGGCCGCCTGGACCGGGTCGTCGCCGAACCACAGGAGTCCCGCCGTGGCGACGGCGAAGAACAGCGTGTAGGCGACGAGCCAGCGGCTCCGCAGCAGGTCGAAGAACGCGTACTTCATGACCTTCAGGGACGTGCTCACGCGACCGCCTCCTCCGGCTGGCCGGCGCGCGGGTCGACGCGGCCCGGGCCGCTCGTGGAGACGGCCGCTCCGCCGCCCATCAAGCGCGCCAGCGCGCGCTCGAGCCGCGGCTCGCCCGTC from Trueperaceae bacterium harbors:
- a CDS encoding ABC transporter permease subunit, which gives rise to MSTSLKVMKYAFFDLLRSRWLVAYTLFFAVATAGLLWFGDDPVQAALSSLNLVLLVIPLVALMLGMNHCYYTRDYVQLILTQPVSRPAVYLGQFVGVAAPLAGAFVVGTGVPYVAYSFAAPVQVAMLTSLLAAGAAVSVVFTGLAFWLGMANEERARALGVALGVWLLMSIVYDGLVLFFIVVGQAYPIESAVMGLTLLNPIDLSRVLVLLRLDTAALLGYTGALFGRFLGSAGGTALAVGALLAWMAVPAWLGLRAFRAKDL